The following proteins come from a genomic window of Winogradskyella sp. PC-19:
- the ftsZ gene encoding cell division protein FtsZ: MSNSNEFGNIAFDLPKNQSNVIKVIGVGGGGSNAINHMFQQGIKGVDFVICNTDAQALQNSGVPNKIQLGVNLTEGLGAGANPDVGEQSAVESLEDIRRMLDTNTKMVFITAGMGGGTGTGAAPIIAKMARELDILTVGIVTMPFQFEGKMRNQQAHEGIEKLRAQVDSLIVINNNKLREVYGNLGFKAGFSKADEVLATASRGIAEVITHHYTQNIDLRDAKTVLSKSGTAIMGSATASGQTRAQEAIMKALDSPLLNDNKITGAKNVLLLIVSGSQEITIDEIGEINDHIQTEAGHGANIIMGVGEDESLQESISVTIIATGFDIDQQNEISNTEAKKVIHALEEDFKEEVEVQGIEPAIISPDIVLEKEAIEAPIIHTLTEDDFEEESSVIENELIKTTDAIKNINVIYDEVLDAKPVTEEDFIITPIKQNEVEVSDEEKEEEQITLTFDLPLSQFDGEKIEEPETGDEKMLFQLEEEVKEITVTDPIELISVDVVNEEGEKRYVLDDISSSDTETTTQAKKEVEVKEEIVFEKKTLPAEEAEEEIQGEIDPMNSPISEILKARADERRKKMKDFNYKFNNAKIDEIEKEPAYKRQGVNLEDAQHSSETNVSRTSVGTDDNDDIQLRSNNSFLHDNVD; encoded by the coding sequence ATGAGCAACAGCAACGAATTTGGGAATATTGCCTTCGACCTTCCAAAAAATCAATCTAATGTCATTAAAGTCATTGGTGTTGGTGGTGGCGGAAGCAATGCAATTAATCACATGTTTCAACAAGGCATCAAAGGTGTAGATTTTGTTATTTGCAATACTGATGCACAAGCCCTCCAGAACAGTGGTGTGCCAAACAAGATTCAATTAGGTGTAAACCTTACAGAAGGACTTGGTGCAGGTGCAAATCCAGATGTTGGAGAACAATCTGCAGTCGAAAGTTTAGAAGACATTAGACGCATGTTAGATACCAATACAAAAATGGTATTTATAACAGCAGGAATGGGTGGTGGTACCGGAACAGGAGCCGCACCTATTATTGCAAAAATGGCTCGAGAATTAGATATTTTAACTGTAGGTATTGTAACAATGCCATTTCAGTTCGAAGGTAAAATGCGTAACCAGCAAGCTCACGAAGGTATAGAGAAACTAAGAGCGCAAGTAGATTCTTTAATTGTAATCAATAATAATAAACTTCGTGAAGTTTATGGGAACCTTGGTTTTAAAGCAGGATTCTCAAAAGCAGATGAGGTCTTAGCAACTGCTTCACGAGGTATTGCAGAAGTTATTACGCATCACTATACACAAAATATTGATTTACGTGATGCTAAGACAGTACTAAGTAAAAGTGGAACAGCAATAATGGGTTCTGCAACAGCTTCAGGTCAGACACGTGCTCAAGAAGCGATTATGAAGGCTTTAGATTCACCATTATTAAATGATAATAAAATCACAGGAGCCAAAAATGTATTGTTGCTTATCGTATCTGGTTCTCAAGAGATTACTATCGATGAAATTGGAGAGATTAATGACCATATCCAAACAGAAGCTGGTCATGGCGCTAACATTATAATGGGTGTTGGTGAAGATGAATCACTTCAGGAATCTATATCTGTAACGATTATAGCAACAGGTTTTGATATTGATCAACAAAACGAAATTTCAAATACTGAGGCCAAGAAAGTTATCCATGCTTTAGAAGAAGATTTTAAAGAAGAGGTTGAAGTTCAGGGTATTGAACCAGCTATTATATCTCCAGATATTGTTTTAGAGAAAGAAGCCATTGAAGCACCAATTATACATACATTAACTGAAGATGACTTTGAGGAAGAATCTTCAGTAATTGAAAATGAGCTTATAAAAACAACTGATGCTATCAAAAACATCAATGTTATTTATGATGAAGTTTTAGATGCAAAGCCGGTCACAGAAGAAGATTTTATCATCACTCCAATTAAGCAAAACGAAGTTGAAGTGTCTGATGAAGAAAAGGAAGAAGAGCAAATCACTTTGACTTTTGATTTACCACTATCTCAATTTGATGGAGAAAAAATTGAAGAACCAGAGACAGGAGATGAAAAAATGTTATTTCAACTTGAAGAAGAAGTCAAAGAAATTACAGTTACAGATCCGATAGAATTAATATCTGTTGATGTTGTAAATGAAGAAGGAGAGAAGCGTTATGTTTTAGATGACATTTCCTCTTCAGATACAGAAACAACTACCCAAGCTAAGAAAGAAGTTGAAGTAAAAGAAGAAATTGTTTTCGAAAAGAAGACATTACCTGCAGAAGAAGCTGAAGAAGAAATTCAAGGTGAAATCGACCCAATGAATAGTCCAATTTCTGAAATCTTAAAAGCTAGAGCAGATGAGCGTCGTAAGAAAATGAAAGACTTTAATTACAAGTTCAATAATGCAAAAATTGACGAAATAGAAAAAGAACCTGCGTACAAAAGACAAGGTGTTAATTTAGAAGACGCTCAGCACTCTTCTGAGACAAATGTATCTCGCACTTCTGTAGGAACAGACGATAATGACGACATTCAGTTAAGAAGTAATAATTCTTTCTTACATGATAATGTCGATTAA
- the murG gene encoding undecaprenyldiphospho-muramoylpentapeptide beta-N-acetylglucosaminyltransferase: MSQNKSTYNFILSGGGTGGHIYPAIAIANELKSRFPNSKFLFVGAKDRMEMEKVPQAGYKIEGLWISGIQRKLTLKNLMFPFKLMSSLFKSRRIISKFKPNVVIGTGGFASGPLLQAANSKNIPTLIQEQNSYPGITNKLLSKKANSICVAYEGLERFFPKEKIVLTGNPIRKDLIEIESKKVSALSEFNLDENKITLLVLGGSLGARRVNQLIESKLEFFKNHDVQLIWQCGKLYHEQYSKYKVQDNVQVHAFLNKMDLAYAAADIIISRAGASSVSELCVVGKPVIFIPSPNVAEDHQTKNAQAIVNKDAAILIKEVQLDTDFDNVFEQLLKSKNTRNNLGKNIKKLALVNATIDIADEVEKLLKSLS, translated from the coding sequence TTGAGTCAAAATAAATCAACATATAATTTTATTTTATCTGGTGGTGGAACAGGCGGGCATATTTATCCTGCAATAGCAATTGCAAATGAATTAAAGTCACGGTTTCCTAATTCAAAATTTTTATTTGTTGGTGCAAAAGACCGAATGGAAATGGAAAAAGTTCCACAAGCAGGCTATAAGATTGAAGGACTTTGGATTTCTGGTATTCAACGAAAACTGACTTTAAAGAATTTGATGTTTCCTTTTAAATTAATGTCAAGTCTATTTAAGTCTAGACGAATTATTAGTAAATTCAAACCAAATGTTGTAATAGGGACTGGTGGTTTTGCAAGTGGTCCTTTACTGCAAGCGGCAAACTCAAAAAATATTCCAACACTTATTCAAGAACAGAATTCATATCCTGGAATTACAAATAAGCTATTAAGTAAAAAAGCAAATAGTATCTGTGTGGCTTATGAAGGTTTGGAGCGTTTTTTCCCAAAAGAAAAAATTGTTTTGACAGGTAACCCAATCCGAAAAGACTTAATAGAGATTGAAAGTAAAAAGGTTTCAGCTCTGAGTGAATTTAACTTAGATGAAAATAAAATTACACTTCTTGTCTTAGGTGGAAGCTTAGGAGCAAGACGTGTAAATCAACTCATTGAAAGTAAGCTGGAATTTTTTAAAAATCACGATGTGCAATTAATCTGGCAATGCGGAAAATTATATCACGAGCAGTACAGTAAATACAAAGTACAAGATAATGTACAAGTACATGCGTTTCTAAATAAAATGGATTTAGCTTATGCGGCAGCTGATATTATTATCTCTAGAGCAGGTGCAAGTTCTGTCTCTGAACTTTGTGTCGTTGGTAAACCTGTGATTTTTATACCATCACCAAATGTTGCAGAAGATCATCAGACAAAAAATGCGCAAGCAATAGTTAATAAAGATGCAGCTATTTTAATTAAAGAAGTACAGCTAGATACTGATTTTGATAATGTATTCGAGCAACTTTTAAAATCGAAAAATACAAGAAATAACTTAGGTAAGAATATTAAGAAATTAGCATTAGTTAATGCAACTATCGATATAGCAGACGAGGTAGAAAAGCTTTTGAAAAGCCTATCTTAA
- a CDS encoding cell division protein FtsQ/DivIB codes for MLKVNCGYIKVLVLLVIVGFLYAFTNTRNKSRIITKPEVKFSGSANLFLTHDNVSKLLIQNPSGLNNDTKDIIDLNVLESALNSNPMVKNAEVFMSVNGRLTAEVEQKRPIARVYTNASYYIDDEGSYMPLSTNYSARVPLVTGTVYKTKLDKIYKIAMVIDADEFLKQHVIEINQDADQNISLRLRKYDFRLNFGSLNKLEKKINNFKAFYKKAVNDKTINTYSSVNLRFDNQVICTKK; via the coding sequence GTGTTGAAAGTTAATTGTGGTTACATAAAAGTATTGGTTTTACTAGTGATAGTAGGGTTTTTGTATGCTTTTACAAATACCAGAAATAAGTCACGCATCATCACAAAACCAGAGGTGAAATTTTCAGGTTCGGCTAACTTATTTCTTACACATGATAATGTTAGTAAATTGTTAATACAAAATCCAAGTGGTCTTAATAATGACACTAAAGATATTATAGATTTGAATGTATTAGAATCTGCCCTAAATTCTAATCCAATGGTGAAAAATGCAGAGGTCTTTATGTCGGTAAATGGAAGGTTAACTGCCGAAGTTGAACAAAAAAGACCAATAGCAAGAGTATATACAAACGCTTCATACTATATTGATGATGAAGGTTCGTATATGCCGCTATCAACAAATTATTCAGCAAGAGTGCCGCTAGTAACAGGTACGGTTTATAAAACCAAGCTAGATAAAATTTACAAAATTGCAATGGTTATAGATGCAGATGAGTTTCTAAAGCAGCATGTCATAGAGATTAATCAAGATGCAGACCAAAACATAAGTTTAAGATTGCGGAAATACGATTTTAGACTAAACTTTGGAAGCTTAAACAAGCTTGAAAAGAAGATAAATAATTTTAAAGCTTTTTATAAAAAAGCAGTAAATGATAAGACAATAAACACGTATAGTAGTGTAAACTTAAGGTTTGATAACCAAGTGATATGCACCAAAAAATAA
- a CDS encoding FtsW/RodA/SpoVE family cell cycle protein, with protein MQTLFQNIKGDRLIWAIAALLAVFSFLPVFSAASNLAYTGGSGSTFPYLFKHGVHLFLGFSIMYAVHRIPYRYFRGLSMVMIPIVIVLLIVTVLQGTTIDGANASRWIKIPIVNMSFQTSTLASVVLMVYVARYLSKIKDKEVGFKETILPLWMPVFVVLALILPANFSTTAIIFAMVVLLTFLGGYPIRYLMVIIGSGIMALVLFVLVAKSFPDVMPNRVDTWISRVENFANGEDTEEDYQIENAKIAIAVGVTPQGPGKSKQKHVLPQSSSDFIFAIIIEEYGLFGGVFLLTMYSWFLFRIVIVSQKSDTIFGKLLVLGVGLPIVFQALINMAVAVELFPVTGQTLPLISSGGTSIWMTCLAIGIIISVSAKREEIKAKEGEESEDNPLDILSETI; from the coding sequence ATGCAGACTTTGTTTCAAAATATAAAAGGGGATAGGCTTATATGGGCGATAGCTGCTTTGTTGGCTGTTTTCTCATTTTTGCCTGTGTTTTCTGCTGCTAGTAATTTGGCATATACTGGTGGTTCAGGAAGTACATTTCCTTATTTGTTTAAACATGGTGTGCATCTTTTTTTAGGATTTAGTATTATGTATGCTGTTCATCGCATACCCTATCGTTACTTTAGAGGTTTGTCTATGGTTATGATTCCTATAGTTATAGTTTTATTGATTGTAACAGTACTTCAGGGTACAACTATAGATGGAGCTAATGCAAGTCGATGGATTAAAATTCCAATTGTAAATATGTCGTTTCAAACATCAACATTGGCATCTGTTGTTCTAATGGTATATGTGGCGCGTTATCTATCTAAAATCAAAGACAAAGAAGTAGGTTTTAAAGAAACTATTTTGCCATTATGGATGCCGGTTTTTGTTGTACTAGCCTTGATTTTACCAGCTAACTTTTCAACCACAGCTATAATTTTTGCTATGGTAGTTTTGTTGACTTTTCTCGGAGGATATCCAATTAGATACTTAATGGTAATCATTGGTTCGGGAATAATGGCGTTAGTTTTATTTGTTTTAGTAGCCAAATCTTTTCCAGATGTAATGCCTAACCGTGTCGATACATGGATAAGTAGAGTTGAGAATTTTGCCAATGGTGAAGACACGGAAGAAGATTACCAAATTGAAAATGCTAAAATAGCTATAGCAGTAGGTGTGACGCCACAAGGTCCAGGCAAGAGTAAGCAAAAGCATGTATTACCCCAATCGTCATCAGATTTTATTTTTGCAATAATAATAGAAGAGTATGGGCTTTTCGGAGGTGTGTTTTTACTTACAATGTATTCTTGGTTTTTATTTCGGATTGTTATTGTGTCTCAAAAATCAGATACCATTTTTGGAAAACTTTTGGTACTTGGTGTTGGTTTGCCAATCGTATTTCAAGCATTAATCAATATGGCAGTTGCAGTAGAGTTGTTTCCAGTAACAGGACAGACCTTACCATTAATAAGTAGCGGAGGTACATCAATTTGGATGACTTGTTTAGCTATAGGAATCATAATAAGTGTTAGCGCAAAGCGAGAAGAAATAAAAGCAAAAGAAGGTGAAGAATCGGAGGATAATCCTTTAGATATTTTATCAGAAACAATATAA
- the murD gene encoding UDP-N-acetylmuramoyl-L-alanine--D-glutamate ligase, with the protein MKRLVILGGGESGVGTALLGKAKGYDVFVSDKGEIKKKYKEVLIHNEIKWEDKQHTESKILNADVIMKSPGIPDKVSLVQQIREAGISIVSEIEFASDYTDATLVAITGSNGKTTTASLAHHILKQDLNVGLAGNIGDSFAKQILEGNYDNYVLEISSFQLDDIKDFKPKIAILTNITPDHLDRYDYKFENYIASKFRIVENQTEDDFFIYDADDPVIEDWMKSHVIKSQKLPFSLTKVVENGAYIKDKEIIITIDNNQIIMPIKKLALDGKHNVKNAMAASTAAHLLKIRKQTIRESLENFQGVEHRLENVLRINKVQYINDSKATNVNATYFALESMQAPTVWIVGGEDKGNDYKELFQFVNEKVKAIICLGVDNGKLMETFGNMVDVIIETQFMSEAVKIAYKIASAGDNVLLSPACASFDLFENYEDRGRQFKESVRKL; encoded by the coding sequence ATGAAAAGGCTAGTGATTCTTGGTGGAGGAGAAAGTGGAGTTGGTACAGCACTTTTAGGAAAAGCAAAAGGATACGATGTTTTTGTTTCGGATAAAGGCGAAATAAAAAAGAAATATAAGGAAGTTCTTATACATAATGAGATTAAATGGGAAGATAAACAGCATACAGAATCAAAAATTTTGAATGCAGATGTCATAATGAAAAGCCCTGGAATTCCTGATAAAGTGAGTTTGGTTCAACAAATTCGCGAAGCTGGAATATCGATCGTTTCAGAGATTGAGTTCGCTTCAGATTATACAGATGCGACTTTAGTTGCAATTACAGGAAGTAACGGTAAAACAACAACTGCAAGTTTAGCACATCATATTTTAAAACAAGATCTTAATGTTGGTTTAGCAGGAAACATTGGAGACAGTTTCGCAAAGCAAATCTTAGAGGGAAATTACGATAACTATGTGCTAGAGATAAGTAGTTTTCAGTTAGATGATATAAAAGATTTCAAGCCAAAAATTGCAATTCTCACAAACATTACCCCAGATCATTTGGATCGCTACGATTATAAGTTTGAAAACTATATCGCTTCAAAATTCAGAATTGTAGAAAACCAAACGGAGGACGATTTTTTCATTTACGATGCAGATGACCCAGTAATTGAAGACTGGATGAAATCACACGTCATTAAATCTCAAAAATTACCATTTTCATTAACTAAAGTTGTTGAAAATGGAGCATATATAAAAGACAAAGAAATAATAATAACTATAGATAACAATCAAATAATTATGCCAATAAAGAAACTAGCATTAGACGGTAAACACAACGTTAAAAATGCAATGGCTGCATCAACGGCCGCTCATTTGCTTAAGATTAGAAAGCAAACCATAAGAGAAAGTTTAGAGAACTTTCAGGGTGTGGAGCATCGTTTAGAAAATGTACTTAGAATTAATAAAGTGCAATACATAAACGACTCAAAAGCTACTAATGTTAACGCTACTTATTTTGCATTAGAGAGTATGCAAGCGCCTACAGTTTGGATAGTTGGTGGTGAAGATAAAGGTAACGATTACAAAGAGCTTTTTCAGTTTGTGAATGAAAAAGTAAAAGCAATCATTTGCCTAGGTGTCGATAATGGAAAACTTATGGAGACTTTTGGGAATATGGTCGACGTAATTATAGAAACTCAGTTTATGAGTGAAGCTGTAAAAATTGCTTATAAAATAGCGAGTGCAGGTGATAATGTGTTGCTGTCTCCAGCTTGCGCAAGTTTTGATTTGTTTGAAAACTATGAAGACAGAGGTAGACAATTTAAAGAGTCGGTTCGTAAATTATAA
- the murC gene encoding UDP-N-acetylmuramate--L-alanine ligase has protein sequence MSKQEKYTYNSEQVLSSGKDLGKAFVYFIGIGGIGMSALARYFVANGNKVAGYDKTPSDITKALENLGVSIHFEDDINSIPAEFKKQSSTLIIYTPAIPKTHSEFNYFLDNGFKVKKRSEVLGDITKNTFCFAVAGTHGKTTTTSILGHLLNECSVEMTAFLGGISENYNSNLIVNGTKVTAVEADEFDRSFLTLSPNYACITSMDADHLDIYGDASELTKSFKDFTKKIKPNGKLFVRNGLPIEGITYGIEDNSDYTAQNIRIENGTYIFDVKTPETILKDFRFNLPGRHNLSNALIALAMSVEYGLPRPQLAKALASYKGVKRRFTYQIKTDDLVFIDDYAHHPEEINAVHQAVREMYPEEKVLAIFQPHLFSRTKDFVDEFAEALSQFDEVILLDIYPARELPIDGVNSSWLLGKISNQNKVLSGKKELVQNINASSAKVILTIGAGDIGEEVKTIKKALCVES, from the coding sequence ATGAGTAAACAAGAGAAATATACATACAACAGTGAGCAAGTCCTTTCCTCTGGAAAGGATTTAGGAAAGGCCTTTGTCTATTTCATAGGAATCGGCGGTATAGGCATGAGTGCTCTGGCGCGCTATTTTGTGGCTAATGGAAATAAGGTTGCTGGTTATGATAAAACACCTTCGGATATTACAAAAGCTTTAGAGAATTTGGGTGTCTCGATTCATTTTGAAGATGATATAAATAGTATTCCGGCTGAATTCAAAAAACAGTCTTCAACCTTAATAATCTATACACCAGCTATTCCCAAAACACACTCAGAATTCAATTACTTTTTAGATAATGGCTTTAAGGTGAAGAAGCGTTCAGAGGTTTTGGGTGATATTACTAAAAATACATTTTGTTTTGCTGTTGCTGGTACTCACGGTAAGACTACGACAACGAGTATACTTGGGCATTTACTAAATGAATGTAGTGTAGAGATGACCGCTTTTTTAGGAGGAATCAGTGAAAATTATAACTCAAACCTTATCGTTAACGGTACTAAAGTGACAGCTGTTGAAGCCGACGAATTTGACCGTTCATTTCTAACGCTGTCACCAAATTATGCATGTATTACCTCAATGGATGCGGATCATTTAGATATTTATGGAGATGCTTCAGAACTAACAAAATCGTTTAAAGATTTTACAAAAAAAATAAAGCCAAATGGAAAGCTATTTGTTAGAAATGGTTTGCCAATTGAAGGAATAACATATGGTATTGAAGATAATTCAGACTATACAGCACAAAATATTAGAATAGAAAATGGAACTTATATTTTTGATGTAAAAACCCCAGAAACTATTCTAAAAGATTTCAGATTTAACCTACCTGGTAGACATAACTTGTCTAATGCATTGATAGCATTGGCGATGTCTGTAGAATATGGTCTCCCTCGACCACAGCTCGCCAAAGCTTTAGCATCTTACAAAGGCGTAAAGCGAAGATTTACATATCAGATCAAAACTGATGATTTAGTTTTTATTGATGATTATGCACATCATCCAGAAGAAATTAATGCAGTACATCAAGCAGTTAGAGAAATGTATCCTGAAGAAAAGGTACTAGCAATATTTCAGCCACATCTTTTTTCTAGAACTAAAGATTTTGTAGACGAGTTTGCAGAAGCTTTGTCTCAGTTTGATGAAGTGATACTTCTAGATATTTATCCTGCAAGAGAATTGCCAATCGACGGTGTTAATTCTTCTTGGTTATTAGGAAAAATATCTAATCAAAACAAAGTATTAAGTGGTAAAAAAGAGTTAGTACAAAATATTAATGCCAGTTCTGCCAAAGTTATTTTAACCATTGGTGCTGGAGATATAGGAGAAGAAGTAAAAACGATTAAAAAAGCATTGTGTGTTGAAAGTTAA
- the ftsA gene encoding cell division protein FtsA, with translation MEKHNISVGLDIGTTKIVAMIGRKNEYGKVEILGVGKSKSLGVHRGVVNNITQTIQSIQQAVQEAEVAASEKIEGVTVGIAGQHIRSLQHSDYITRANSELVIDEADIDRLINQVHKLVMLPGEEIIHVLPQEFKVDGQAEITEPIGMYGGRLEANFHVVVGQVSSIRNIGRCVKSSDLELEGITLEPLASANAVLSQEEKEAGVALIDIGGGTTDLAVFKDGIIRHTAVIPFGGNVITEDIKEGCSIIEKQAELLKMKFGSAWPGENKDNEIVSIPGLRGRDPKEITLKNLSKIIHARVVEIIEQVYVEIKNYGHEEQKKKLIAGIVLTGGGSQLKHLKQLVEYITGMDTRIGYPNEHLAGGSDEEIASPLFATAVGLVMDGLQRQDRKLAEEIEEGSPVNETETIESNQEEISKEVQKERRSFLDKLTEKVKDFLDNAE, from the coding sequence ATGGAAAAGCATAATATTTCGGTAGGATTAGATATAGGAACCACAAAGATTGTGGCTATGATTGGTCGAAAAAATGAATACGGAAAAGTTGAAATTTTAGGCGTTGGTAAATCTAAAAGCTTAGGCGTTCATCGTGGTGTTGTAAATAATATTACACAAACAATTCAATCTATTCAGCAAGCAGTTCAAGAAGCAGAAGTTGCCGCTTCAGAAAAAATAGAAGGTGTTACTGTAGGTATTGCAGGTCAGCATATACGCAGTTTACAGCATAGTGATTATATCACAAGAGCAAATTCGGAATTGGTGATTGATGAAGCCGATATTGATCGTTTAATTAACCAAGTTCATAAACTTGTAATGCTTCCTGGAGAAGAGATTATTCATGTTTTACCACAAGAATTTAAAGTCGATGGTCAGGCCGAAATTACTGAGCCAATTGGGATGTATGGTGGAAGATTAGAAGCAAATTTTCATGTCGTTGTTGGTCAAGTATCTTCAATACGAAATATTGGGCGCTGTGTAAAAAGTTCTGATTTAGAATTAGAAGGTATCACACTTGAACCATTGGCTTCAGCAAATGCGGTTTTAAGCCAAGAAGAAAAAGAAGCAGGTGTAGCTTTAATTGATATTGGTGGTGGAACAACAGATTTAGCTGTTTTTAAAGATGGAATTATTCGTCATACAGCTGTAATTCCTTTCGGTGGAAATGTTATTACTGAGGATATCAAAGAAGGTTGTTCAATCATCGAAAAACAAGCCGAATTATTAAAGATGAAATTTGGTTCAGCTTGGCCAGGAGAAAATAAGGATAATGAAATTGTATCTATTCCAGGTTTAAGAGGCCGTGATCCAAAGGAAATTACACTCAAAAATTTATCTAAAATCATCCATGCTAGAGTTGTGGAAATTATAGAACAAGTCTATGTAGAAATCAAAAACTACGGACACGAAGAACAAAAGAAAAAGCTTATTGCTGGTATTGTATTAACTGGTGGCGGAAGCCAGTTAAAGCACCTTAAGCAATTAGTAGAATATATTACAGGTATGGATACCAGAATAGGCTATCCCAACGAGCATTTAGCTGGCGGAAGTGATGAAGAAATTGCAAGCCCACTTTTTGCAACAGCTGTAGGTCTAGTTATGGACGGTTTACAACGTCAAGACCGAAAATTAGCTGAAGAAATAGAAGAAGGCAGCCCTGTAAATGAAACTGAAACTATTGAGTCAAATCAAGAAGAAATATCAAAAGAAGTACAAAAAGAACGTCGTTCGTTTTTAGATAAACTCACAGAAAAAGTGAAAGATTTTTTAGACAACGCCGAATAA
- a CDS encoding GatB/YqeY domain-containing protein: MSLQADIMTAMKAAMKEKNQTALAALRAVKSEILLAKTSGGNGELSEEDEIKILSKLVKQRKDSASIFTEQNRQDLAEPELAQAEIISQFLPEQLDESAITVVVEKAIADTGAQGMKDMGKVMGIVNKQLAGQADGKTISTIVKTKLMS; the protein is encoded by the coding sequence ATGAGTTTACAAGCAGATATAATGACCGCAATGAAAGCGGCTATGAAAGAGAAAAACCAGACCGCTTTGGCTGCACTAAGAGCAGTTAAATCTGAGATTTTATTGGCAAAGACTTCTGGTGGTAATGGTGAATTATCCGAAGAAGATGAGATTAAAATTTTATCTAAACTCGTAAAGCAACGTAAAGACAGTGCGTCGATTTTTACAGAGCAAAATAGACAAGATTTAGCAGAGCCGGAGTTAGCTCAGGCAGAAATAATTAGTCAATTTTTACCCGAGCAATTAGATGAATCTGCCATCACAGTAGTAGTAGAAAAAGCAATAGCTGATACAGGAGCCCAAGGTATGAAGGATATGGGTAAAGTTATGGGTATAGTTAATAAGCAATTAGCTGGACAAGCTGACGGTAAAACAATATCTACTATAGTTAAGACAAAATTAATGTCTTAA